tacgatatcatcaagagagtaaaataattgaaatggaaatgggcgcataggaagaagaactgatggcaggtggatcaaggcagtcataaaatggatctcacttgataaaaaaaacatccatgaaagagacctaaaacaagatggatcaatgaTCAAGTATTGCAgtgccaattggcaaaagaaagaacTGAATAGATTGGAAATATATGGAAGAGTCCTTCATTCTGCAATGGATAGATAATGgctatgatgataatgatgataatgatactaCAGAGGCTACTACAGCATTATAAGTAGCCTCTAACTAAGATGGAACATGCAGCAGAATAGgcaattttaaatgatttttcatttaactattatatttatttataataatatcacAATTGATCATGTTATGAACATTCCATTACTATTGGTACCCTGTATACCTATGTCCTCATTTTTCTTCTGTTATTTCATTAGTCCATATGGTTCATATCTCCACTATGGGCCCATCTTGTATTGCAATTCAGATTATTTGATAGTTTCCCAGCATTGCCATAACTTTGGCAGTTTTATTCcattccctctttttctctctgttatGTTGTGTTACATTTATTAGAAATTCCCTTGATATATGtggtatttgaaaaataaaaactttcagtaTACATAGGAAATGGATCAGTGTCTTTTGCTTGAAGTGACTGTGGTatatgaattaatttttttttatttacatttatatcccgctcttctccgaagactcagggcggcttacactatgttagcaatagtcttcatcctatttgtatatatatatatacaaagtcaacttattgcccccaacaatctgggtcctcattttatttaccttataaaggatggaaggctgagtcaaccttgggcctggtgggactagaaccagcagtaattgcaagcagctgtgttaataacagactgtcttaccagtctgagccacagaggcccctattaaTTAATTATACTATGTAATAGCCTTTCACCATCTAGTGCATTCCAGAAAAAGAAGTGAGTTCTTGAAGTTTCAGTTCCAACACTTTGAAACCTATTGCCGTTGGGATATTATcaaagggaaatatatatttctaGAGGGCTTCAACAATAGAAGGAATTGTGAACCACTGAATTTCTCCTGTAATGATCATGGAAGAGAGTACATGAATGTTTTCATATTATTTTGGATTCTTCAGCATTGTTGCTGTTCCTTGGATTCCAATCCTTTATGGGGAAATGACCTCATAGACCTTCACATTACAGACTATACTCAATGTGTTAACTTAAGGAATTACTCTCGGCCCATTGCAGAAAGTTAGAAAAGGCATCTATCAGAATCATAGATACAGTGGATCTTCATTTGAGATCGCAAAGAGGtgagtttcatctttaataaCCATGAATTTATACCGAAAATtgctaaaatattttttcctgcttttttacATTTTATGCTAAATTGAACTATTCTGCAATAGTACTGAAATTAATTGAGCACAATTCAATTTCAGTAAGATATCTTGGAAGGTATTTTGCAGATTGATTAAATAATCTCTTCATCACTTTGTGAATTATCGTGATATATCTATTAGAAAAATATATCTACCATACTAATTCTATCTGGTTTGATGTGTATAACATTTTGATGAGTTTAATAGTAGTGATTAGCATAGAAACAGCATCATTACTATTTCTTTGAGAAAACTCTTTTAATTCTTCCATTGATAAACAGATTATTTTTAAGCAGCTGacatattttaaacaaatttagCTATCTTATAAGATGTTTGCAAAGCATATATAATCATGATtcaatattgattttttaaaaaatgatataactCACTGAATTGGATAGCATGCTGTTCTAATACCAGACTGGTTTAATACATAATGAGATATGatttagaaaataatttgaaTACAAAATTGAGTAGGTACTTGATTACTAATTTCtgtgagaaattttaaaaagtcaaatcaataaaaatgtttttttcattaGTAGACTAAGTgaataaaaataatcaagattTGGAGGTGGAAATTTCTAACAAAGTCATTCTTACATATATTTTTTGCAAGACTAATTTTATCTGTAGATCATTTAAATATCATTAAATCCAATCAtatataaattaatttggttTACATGATACATCACCAAATTTGAGATCTAATATATCTAAATCCAATTAATCATAATTTTCACCAATGTTTCCAAAAAACTTTAATTAAAAAGGCATAATTAATACTTCACCTTGTAACCTTGTGGGAAGATGGGGTgcaaacaaatgtaataaataaagaaattaaagacaAATAAAGAATCATAAGGGGTTGCCACACCACTAGAATTGAGCTATTCTAGTTCCTTTGTCTCTGGTTCATATCTTCCGGTTTGTGGATATTGAATATTGAAAAGGGAGTATGAACAAGGAAGAACAGCTTTCTCCCACTACATCTCAAATGTATTGACCTTTTTcacaatatttaataataaataaatacacctaTAAAAACAATAGTTATATCTTAATTTATTTAATGAACACTATTAGAAATCCGAAcacttttagattttaaatgatttatcaAAGTATCAAAATCATGGTAGGCAAAAATTACAACTATTCAAGTAATAGAAAATACTCTAATTTCAAATCCAGGAAAAGATTTCTGGTCAAGAGCAACCATATTACTCTAGATGCTCCGCTGTGTGACTcaataaaaacactttttttcttttttaagtattAGAATAACTTGGCTTGGACATTGAAAAGGGAAGAAGTTTGAACGtagtataaattattttttaaactccACAAGACTAATTTAATTCAAATTATAgtcataattaaaattatatttcaaaaagtttcattttgtttcttccCAGGGACAGAAAATATATCATGAAGCAATGAGTAATCAAACAGTCTCTGGATTTCTCCTTCTTGAATTTACAACAAATTCAGAACTTCAGATATTGTATTTTGTTATGTTCTTGATACTATACTTGGGAATAGTTATAGCAAATGTTCTTATAATCTCTGCAGTAATTTTTGACACTCACCTGCATCACCCCATGTACTTCTTTCTGAAGAACTTGGCCATACAAGACATTGGTCAAGTTTCAGTCATTATTCCCAAATCCATGATCAATTCTCTCAAGAATACTAGATACATTTCTTATTCTGGATGTGTTGCTCAGGTTTTTTTCCTTATCTCTTTCATGGGGTCTGATTTTTCTCTTCTCACAGTCATGGCATATGATCGTTATATTGCCATTTGCAAACCTTTACATTATGAGATGGTGATGACCAGGACAGTCTGCAAGCAAATCATTGCTAGTACATGGATAAGCGGTCTTCTTTACGGATTAGTACACACTGCAGGCACATTTGAAAACTCTTTCTGCTCTAACATTGTCAATCAATTTTTCTGTGAAATACCACACTTGCTTATTCTCTCCTGCTCAGAGTGGTATTTTtatgaaattttaattattttattaagttgTAGTTTAGCTTTAGTTTGCTTTACTTTTGTCATTCTCTCTTATACAAAGATTTTGATTATAGTGTTGAGAATTCCATCAGTTCATGGGAAACAAAAAGTGctctcaacctgccttccacaccTCGTTGTATTTTCCATATTTGTGTCAACTACAATGTTTGCTTATTTGAAGCCCAACTCTAACCTTGAGTTACATCTGaatttattatttactgttataTATTCTTTAATGCCCCCCTTATTGAACCCAATAATTTATGGACTGAGAAACAAAGAGATTGGACTGGCCTTAGTAAAACTACTAGCTCTCAATCCttcttcagaaaataaataatgTCAATTTTTCTGCTTAATATGTTGGAGGCACTATTTATTGCCAAGTAAAGCAAAGTCAAATGTTGAATGTGCATATTGAATGACATTTTAGTCCTGTATGATTGCAACAGGAAGATATATCAGGAATTAAGCTGAATCTTTAACATATGTAAGTTTGGAACTATTCTGAGTGCTAGTTGTTAATGGATGAACTCTTCTGATCTTCTGCTATTTTATCCTACATTAGTTGCTGTTAATGTTCTTACATTATGTTTTATATGACtcttggtgctttttttttttgggagggtgtTGGGAGACTGCTGGATATTTTGCTTGCTTAGGATAGTTTGGAGGGCTATAGTTGGTTCACAGAAcacaaaaaatagaataacagaatctgaagggatcttggaggtcttatagtccaaccccctgcttaggcaggagaccctatactattccaatcaaacagctgtccaatctcatcttaaaaatctccagtgaaggAACActtacaacctctggaggcaagctgttccactgatgaattgttctcattgccaggaaatgtcttcttagttctaagttggatgtctccttgataagtttccatctattactttTACACCATTTTACACCATTTTTTTCATCAGATTTTTTCAACTCATTAATTAACCTAAATTAGGAATTATTGATGTAACTTccatttcatccatttttttttatttattttgtcacaacagtatatataagcataagcatgaaataactataagatatataagcacatatataagcataagtatgtaataactatacattgggcgctatctaacaaaattaaattcaactgtgaaaaaagtaaggttctacatttagacaaaaaaaacaacaaaatgcacaagtaccatatatgtggtaccttgctcaatagtagtacctgtgagagggatcttggagtcctagtggacaaccatttagatatgagccagcagtgtgcagcagctgctaaaaaagccaacacagttctgggctgcataaacagagggatagaatcaagatcatgtgaagtgttaataccactttataatgccttggtaaggccacgcttggaatattgcatccagttttggttgccatgatgtaaaaaagatgttgagactctagaaaaagtgcagagaagagcaacaaagatgactaggggactggaggctaaaacatatgaagaatggttgcaggaactcggtatgtctagtttaataaaaagaaggactaggggagacatgatagttccaatatctcaggggttgccacaaagaagagggaatcgggctgttctccaaagcacctgagggtagaacaagaagcaatgggtggaaactgatcaaggaaagaagcaactaaggagaaatttcctgacagttagaacaattaataagtggaacgacttgcctgcagaagttgtgaatgctccaacactggaaatttttaagaaaatgttggataaccatctgactgagatggtgtagggtttcctgactgggcagggggttggactagaaggcctccaaggtcttttccaactctgttgttatattatattatatacgaaatttggatacaatcaaagggaacattaggacaggaacagtaggtacgttggtgctcttatgcacgccccttatagaccccttatagacctcttaggaatggaaccCAAATCTACGTTGAATTCATCCATAAGCAGACATTTCATTTTCCATTGTATATATGTCAttcagggttttgtttttcaatgaATCTGAGACCTGCCTCCTAACAGTAATGGTACATTATCATCATGTTGCTATTTGCAAtcgattatactatgaagcaataATAAACAGTGGAGACTATATTAAAATGGTAGCCTTAGTGTGGGTATCTGGTTTTCTTTATGCCATATTGCACAGAAGCAGTACATTTTCAATGACTTTCTGTTAAAATAAAGTTGACCAATTTTTCTATGAAATACCTAAGCTACTGAAACTTTATTGTTCTGATCTATGCCTAGTTGAAGTTACTCTTCTTGTAGTGAGTTCTAGCCTAGGGCGTGAGGTACTTTTTTCTTTATCTCTACAAGTTATGTATGGATCTTCAGAATTGTACTTCAAATCCCTTCTGTACAGGGGCAGCAACAGGCCTTTTCTACCTGCCTCTGACATCTCACTGTTGTTTCATGAtatatttgtattgctttttTGGCTATGTTAGATCTCCCAGCAATAGTTCATCTTATTTAGACTTAGCTTTTGTCATAATATGTGATTATTTCTCCTATGAGGAAGTCACTCACTTACAAGATtagaaataaatttttttaatttgtctcaTGTAAGTTCTTAAAAGTTAGATAACTATTTAATGCTCTTTCAATGTTTATTCAAAAATTATTGGGAATGTaaagttttcttttccaaaagatcTGATTTATTCTGATATATAATACAAATCATTTGTAGGCATAGCTAGTGTATTTTGCAAACAAATTAAACTCAATATGAATCCTACTTAAtttgcaaaatggaaaaaaaggagaggaaaggagaggggaaaggaaaggaaaggaaaggaaaggaaaggaaaggaaaggaaaggaaaggaaaggaaaggaaactcaGGAGCTGTCTCATCCCAATTACATTGATTTGTCCCACTGAATCAAGCAGGACAGCATGCTGTGAATCCGATTAGTCAAAGAATTTTGATTAGTAGGATCTAGGAGGAAAGCTTATTCTGCTATTGTCCCCATCCTTTGTGGCATCTTTCCCAAAAAAGGGAGGCAAGCCTCTACATTAATGATTTTCTAGAAGAATATTAA
Above is a window of Ahaetulla prasina isolate Xishuangbanna chromosome 4, ASM2864084v1, whole genome shotgun sequence DNA encoding:
- the LOC131198170 gene encoding olfactory receptor 14A16-like, giving the protein MSNQTVSGFLLLEFTTNSELQILYFVMFLILYLGIVIANVLIISAVIFDTHLHHPMYFFLKNLAIQDIGQVSVIIPKSMINSLKNTRYISYSGCVAQVFFLISFMGSDFSLLTVMAYDRYIAICKPLHYEMVMTRTVCKQIIASTWISGLLYGLVHTAGTFENSFCSNIVNQFFCEIPHLLILSCSEWYFYEILIILLSCSLALVCFTFVILSYTKILIIVLRIPSVHGKQKVLSTCLPHLVVFSIFVSTTMFAYLKPNSNLELHLNLLFTVIYSLMPPLLNPIIYGLRNKEIGLALVKLLALNPSSENK